A genomic window from Peromyscus maniculatus bairdii isolate BWxNUB_F1_BW_parent chromosome 1, HU_Pman_BW_mat_3.1, whole genome shotgun sequence includes:
- the Or56b4 gene encoding olfactory receptor 56B4 has translation MGTTLHATNSSEFQVSEFILLGFPGIHEWQHWFSLPMALLYLVALGANLLILITVYHEPSLHQPMYQFLGILAAVDIGLATTSMPKILAILWFDAKAISLPECFAQIYAIHSFMCMESGIFLCMAVDRYAAICYPLQYPSIVTEAFVIKATLSMLLRNGLLTIPVPILAAQRQYCSRNEIDHCLCSNLGVTSLACDDITVNRFYQLALAWLMVGSDMILVFTSYALIIRTVLRLNSTEAISKALSTCSSHLILILFYYTAIILVSVTHLAKRKVPLIPVLLNVLHIVIPPSLNPMVYALRTQELRVGFQRVLGLSEFVSRK, from the coding sequence ATGGGTACCACCCTGCATGCAACCAACAGCTCAGAGTTTCAAGTGTCTGAGTTCATCCTGCTGGGATTCCCAGGCATTCATGAGTGGCAACACTGGTTCTCCTTGCCCATGGCTCTGCTTTACCTTGTAGCTCTTGGTGCTAATCTCCTCATCTTGATCACCGTCTACCATGAGCCTAGCCTGCATCAGCCAATGTATCAGTTTCTTGGTATCTTAGCTGCAGTAGATATTGGCCTGGCTACCACCAGCATGCCCAAGATCCTGGCCATCCTGTGGTTTGATGCCAAGGCCATCAGCCTCCCTGAGTGTTTTGCTCAGATCTATGCTATCCattcttttatgtgcatggagTCAGGCATCTTTCTATGCATGGCAGTGGATAGATATGCAGCCATTTGTTATCCCCTTCAGTATCCTTCCATAGTCACTGAAGCTTTTGTAATCAAAGCCACACTATCCATGCTTCTCAGGAATGGCCTGCTAACCATCCCAGTGCCTATACTAGCTGCACAGAGACAATACTGCTCCAGGAATGAAATTGATCACTGCTTGTGCTCTAACTTGGGGGTCACTAGTCTGGCCTGTGATGATATCACTGTTAACAGGTTCTACCAGTTAGCTTTGGCCTGGCTTATGGTTGGAAGTGACATGATTCTGGTCTTTACTTCTTATGCTTTGATTATTCGCACAGTGCTGAGGCTGAATTCCACTGAAGCAATATCTAAGGCCCTCAGTACCTGCAGCTCCCACCTCATCCTCATTCTGTTCTATTACACAGCTATTATTTTAGTATCTGTCACTCACCTAGCAAAAAGAAAGGTTCCCCTCATCCCTGTTCTCCTCAATGTGCTGCATATTGTCATTCCCCCATCTCTCAACCCCATGGTATACGCCCTTAGGACACAGGAGCTGAGGGTTGGCTTCCAGAGGGTGCTGGGCTTGAGTGAGTTTGTGTCTAGGAAGTAA